The DNA window ACGGATCCGCTCGTCACGGCGCTCGGACTCCCGACCTCGGCCGGAGCGGGTGCGATGAGCACCGGCGTCGGGATCGGCCTCGCGCTCGTCCGCGCGGTGACCACCGGAGTCGTCGAGGAGGTGCTGTATCGCGGCTACGCGATCGAACGGCTGGCCGAGTATACGCCGCGTCCCGCGATCGCCGGGGGGATCTCCTGGGGCGCGTTCACGCTCGCCCACGCGGTCGTCTGGCCGATCGGGAACCTCCTTCAGGTCGCGGCCGTGTCGGCGGCGTTCACGCTCGTATACCTCCGCCGCCGGAGTCTGTTCACGGTGATCGGCTCGCACGTCCTCGTCTGGTGTCTCGCCGTGTTGGGGCACGCGTATGGTTGAACTCCGACGCACCACGGCCTCGACCGTCGCGATCCTCGTCGCCCTCGCCGGGATCCCGCTGGTCGAACTCGCCGCCGAACTCCGGCTCGGAGGCGACGGCCTGCTCGCGCTCGCGGTCAGGGACCTCCTCGTCAAGTGGGCGTTCGCCGTCGCGATCGTGGCCGTCGTCGTGCGGGTCGAACGGCGCTCCCTCTCGTCCGTCGGCGTCGCCCGACCGGGATGGGGCGATATCGGCGCCGCAGTCCTCGTGTTCGTACTCGGTGCCGTGAGCTACCCGTTCACGACCCCGCTCTTGCGCTCGTTCGGCTTCGAAACGACGGTCGGCGGGATCGAACGGCTGGCCACGTATCCCCCGGCGTTCGTGCTCGCGCTCGCTCTCACGGCGGCGCTCACCGAGGAGCTCCTGTATCGGGGATACCCCATCGAACGGATCGCGGAACGGACCGGAAGCACCGCCGTCGCCGCGGGGGTTACCGTCCTCTGTTTCGTCGTCTTCCACGTCCCGTACTGGGGAGTGGGCGGGACGCTACAGATCGGCGTCAACGCGGTCCTGTTGACGCTGCTCTACGTCTGGCGGAGAAACCTCGTCGCGTGCGTTCTCTCCCACGCGATCACCGACGTCTACGCGTTCATCGTCGTTCCGCGGTACCTCAGTCAGTACCTCTGAGCGTATCGGAGGATCGCTCGGCCGACACGTGCCGGCCGAGACGCGTGGACCGCGACCCGAACGGAAGATCGAACGTCGACCCGGTCCGACCCGGCGGACGGATCGGGGGCACGATCCGGCGGACGGATCGAGGACCCGATCCGCCGGAGTCCCGCCCGCGTCAGGTCTCGACCGGTCGGAGGACGACGATCCGCCCGCCGTCGGTCTCGCGTTCGCCGACGCCGGCCTCGACCGCGGTGCCGACCTCGATCGCGTCGCCGTCGCCGTCGTCGGCATCGGGGCCGACTCCCCGAACGATCCCCGTCAGCCGGACCGGTCCGAACCGGGCGACGGCGGTGACGTAGGGGGCGTCGTCCGAGAACCGCGGCGAGGGGACGTGGACGACGGTGTACGTCTCGACGGTCCCCTCCGCCGGAAGCGGCTCCTCCGAGAGCGGGGACGACCCGCACTCCGGACACACGCGTCGCGGCGGCAGCGAGCCGTGGCCCTCCGGACAGACGAGCGCGTACCCCTCGCCCGCCGCGAGCGCGTCGATCCACTCGTCGTAGCCGGTGTTCCGGTCGCTCATTCCGCCACCTCCAGCACGTGGACGACGGCGCTCGCGACCGTCCCGCCCGCGTTGTGGGCGACGCCCACCTCGGCGTCCGGGACGTGCTCGCTGTTCGGGTGATCGCCGCGAAGCAGCCGCGTCACCTCGGCGATCTGCGACCCGCCCGTCGCGCCGACCGGGTGGCCCTTCGCCTTCAGCCCGCCCGAGAGGTTTACCGGCAGGTCGCCGTCGGCGGTCGTGCGTCCCTCGCGGGCGGCGGCGATCCCCTCGCCCGGATCGGCGAGCCCGAGCGACTCGATCGCGAGCACCTCGGCGATGGTGAAACAGTCGTGGACCTCCGCGAGGTCGACGTCGCCCGGCCCGATCCCGGCATCGTCGTAGGCGGCGGTCGCCGCGTCGGCGGCCGCGGGCGTCGCGGCGATCTCCGTCCGGTCCGCGAGCGCCATCCGGTCCGTCCCCTGGCCGGTGCCGGTCACGGCGACCGGCGCGTCGAGGTCGTTGTCGGCGGCGTACTCCGCGGAGACGAACACGAGCGCGCTCGCGCCGTCGGTGATCGGACAGGCGTCGTAGAGGTGGAGCGGCTCCGCCACGGGCGGGGACTCGAGCGCCTCCTCGACGGAGACCTCGCTGCGGAACTGCGCGTACTCGTTCGGGAGGGCGTTCTCGTGGTTCTTCGCGGCGATATGCGCGAGGTCCTCGCGGCTCCCGCCGTGCGCCTCGAAGTAGGCGCGGGCCATCAGCGCGTACGCGCCGGGGAACGTGACCCCCGCCCGCACCTCGAAGAGGTCGTCCGCCGCGATCGCGAGCCCCTCCGTGGCCCCCTCGGTGTCGAGGTTCGTCATCCGCTCCATCCCGCCGGCGAGGACGACGTCCGCGTCGCCCGCCGCCACCGTCCGGACCGCCTCGCGGACCGCGACGCCCGCCGACGCGCACGCCGACTCGTAGCGGGTGGCCGGACAGCGCACGCCGGCGGCCTCCGCCATCAGCGGGGCCTGGTGGCCCTGGTGTTCCGCGAGCGCGCCCATGAAGTTCCCGTAGTTCAGCTCCTCGACGTCAGTCCGGTCGACGCCGGCGTCCGCGAACGCGCGGTCGGCCGCCTCCGCGAACAGGTCCCGACCCGTCCGCTCGGGGTGGCTCCCGAACCGCGTGAGTCCGACGCCGGCGACGCGTACCTCGGTCATACACGATCGATGACCGGTGGCCGCGTTTAGCTCTGCCGGAAGCGGGGACTAGGGGGAGAAAACGCCGAGGCGAGCTACCCGATGTACCGCAGGTCGTCGTCGGGGACCGCCGGGCCGTCCTGCATCTCGCGGATCTTGCCGACGACCTCCTCCATCTCCTCGGCGCGGTCCTCGAGGGAGTCGTAGCCGAGCTCGAACTCGAGCAGGCTCTCGAGGACCTCGAGCACCGCCCGCGCGCTCTTCGGGTCGACGAGGTAGCCGCTCGTCTCGCCCATCAGGCAGGCCGCCTCGAGCCCGCGGCGGCCGCCGAGTCCGAGCACGAGCCCGGAGACGCCGACGATCCCGCCCGCCGGCTCGTCCGGCCGGAACTCGACGTCCGCCTCGCGGAGGTCGTCCGCGAGCGCCGACTCGGAGACCGCGCCGAGAACCGTGTACTCCTCGACGAGCTCGCCCGTCGGGACGCCGCCGAGCGCGAACGCGCGCTCCGTGCCGAACGACTCGGCGACGTCGAGGAACGTCGAGGTGAGCCGGTAGTGGCCCGCGTTCGATCCCGCCTGGTGGTCGCCGGTCAACACGAGCAGGTCGGCGCCGTCGGTCTCGACGGCGTGAAACTCCGCGCAGGTGAGTTCGGCGACCCCGTCCTCGCCGTCGACGCTCACCTGCGGCGGGAATTCCGTGGCGTACACGCGGCGGACCAGCTCCCCGTCGAACTCCTCGAGGAGGTGTTCGGCCGCGAGCTTTCCGACGTGGCCGACGCCCGGCAGCCCCTCGATCAGCACCGGGTCGTCGAGCTCCGGCGTCGCCACCTCGTCGATCTCGATGTCGTCCATACGGTGTCCGTGCGGGCGGCGGTCACAAGAGGATGGCTATTCGGGCGTCACGGCCCAAGAACACGTCGGGGCGGTCGGGCGCTCACGAGTCCCGGTTCACTCCGGCCGGTCCGAGCGCGCCCGCCGGCGGTACTCGCCGTACCGGTCCGTCGGGTCGAACGGGGCGGGCGCGCCGTTCTCGGCGGGAGCGCCGCACTCCGGGCAGCGGTCGCCGAGCGTGTACACCGGCCGGTCGTGGATGGCTTCCGGGTCGGAACAGACGCGGATGTCGGAGCGCACGGGTCTGAGAGAGGGTACAGGAGACTGCGGCGCGGGTTACTCGTCGTCCTCGCGCCGCTCGCGGTGGAACGACCCGACGCCGCCGGCGGACTCGATCGCCTCGCGGGCGCGCTCCGCGGCGGCCTCGAGCTCGTCCTCGGCCGTCTTGTAGTCGGGCGCGCGGACCTTGATCCGGTACTCGGGCGAGCCGACGTAGCCCACGTCGAGCTCGACGCCGTCGGGGATCTCGCCGTTCCCCTCGGCCGCCTCCAGGGCGGCCTTGACGTCGTCGACGCCGTCGGCGGCGGCCGACTCGAGGTCGACGTAGCCCGTGACGTCGACGTACGGGACCGAGACGTTCTCGCGGGCCGCGTCGACGATCGATTCCGCCGCGTCGTCGTCGAGATCGGCGTCCTCGAGCGCCTCGAGCCCGCGGATGGCCGACGCCTCGAAGGCGTCGTACAGCGAGTCGTACTCGCGGAGGAGGGCGTTGGCGACCGAGGTGTACCGGTCGTCGTCGACGTCCTCGCCGAGCGCGATCAGCATCCAGTTGTCGGCCTTGCGCTCGTTCTTCCAGTCCTGTATCGTCTCCTTGCGCTGGTGTTCGTTGACGTCCTTGATCGACAGGTCGATCTGGTTGGAGGACTGATCGACCTCCAGCACCTTCGCGACGACCGTCTGTCCCTCGCGGACGTGGTCGCGGACGTTCTTGATCCAGCCGGAGGCGACCTCGCTGATGTGACACAGGCCGCGTTTGTCCTCGTACTGGTCGAGGTCGACGAAGACGCCGAAGTCGGCGATCTCGTCGATCTCGCCGACGACGAGCTCACCGGGTTCGGGCCAGCCGCTGTACTTCATGATAGGGGGCGAGGCGGTTACCGCGCCTCAACGGTTTCCACGACGTCGCCGGCAAGCTCGGCCTCCCCGCCGGTCGGGGTCGCGAGCGTGGTGCCGCAGACGGCACACGAGACGACCGAGGACGCCTTGCCGAAGACGACTTGTTCGTTCTCACAGTCCCCACAGCGCACGCGGTGGAAGCTTCCCGCCATGCTCACTCCTGGAAGGTGAGTCGGCCCGCGCGCCATCCCTCGCGCATGTGGGCCTTCCCGCAGTCGCTACAGCGGTACTTCAGGTGGGTCTTCTTGGTGGGTTTGTCCCCACCGGGCACCTTCGAGTACCCGCCGGCGTTGCCGATCGTCGCGAGCGCGCGGCGTCGCTGTCGCGCGTCGCGTTTCATGCCGGTCGCACGGCCCGATCGGACCTTCTCGACCTCGTGCTCCTGATGGGAGTCACAGTGAGGGCAGTACGTATTGAAGCGGCGTGGCATTTCCATGGATATCTACCTTGGAAGCCGGTTCGACGCCGACGCTTAAAACGGGTTTGGTCTGTCGTTGACCGCGGGCGCGAGGCCTCGTCCCGCCTCGCGGTGCGCCCTACAGCGTGTAGTCGTGGTCGCCCGTCTCCGACTCGAGGAAGGCCGTCAACAGATCGGTCGCCGCCGCGACGTCGCCGAGGTTCGCGGTCTCCGTCACCGTGTGGAGGTACCGGGTGGGGATCGAGATCGCGCCGACCGGCTTCGCGCCGCCCGGCGTCTGGAAGCCGGCGGTGTCGGTGCCGCCCGCCGGCAACACCTCGTGTTGGTGGTCGATGTCGTTCGACTCCGCGACCTCGGTCAGCCGCCGGTGGACCTTCGGGCTCGTGATCACGGAGGAGTCCTTGAGCTTGATCGCCGCGCCCTCGCCGAGGCTCGTCACCGCGTCGGCCGCCTCGCCGATCTGCGGGACGTCGTTGGCGACGGTGACGTCGAGGGCGATCGCCAGATCGGGGTCGACGTCGACGCCGAGGGCGTGCGCGCCGCGGAGTCCGACCTCCTCCTGGACCGTCGCGGCGACGTGGATCGTGACGTCCGGCTCCGCGATCCGCCTCACGGCCTCGAGGGCCGCGAACAGGCAGACGCGGTCGTCGAGCGCCTTCCCGGTGACGCAGTCGCCCATCCGCGTCGTCGTCTGGTCGAGCGTGACGAGGTCGCCGACGCTCACCAGGTCCGCGACCGCGTCGGCGTCGCGGCCGAGGTCGATGAAGACGTCCGACACCTCGTCGTCCGCCTCCCGCTGCTCGTCGGTGAGCGTGTGGGGCGGGACCGATCCGATGACGCCCGTGAGGTCCTCCTCGCCGTGGACGGTCACGCGCTGGGCCCGAAGCACGCGCGGGTCGAACCCGCCGAGCGCGTCGACCCGGACGAACCCGTCGTCGTCGACGTGCCGGACCATGAACCCGATCTCGTCCATGTGGGCCGCCACCGCGACCGAGTAGTCGGGGTCCGCGTCGCCCTCGATCGTCCCGACGACGTTCCCCATCGCGTCCGTGCGGACGCGGTCGACCGAGTCGGCGAGCTCGCGGCGAACGATCTCGCGGACGCGGTCCTCGTACCCCGGAACCCCTCGGGCCTCGGTCAGTTCGTACAGCAGGCCCTCCTCGTCGTCGAACGCGGTTGACATGGGATGAGCTGTCGGCCGCACGCTCAAAGTACTGTAGGATTCGGCGTCGGTACGCCCCGCGCCTGTATAAACGATAAATTCGTGTATCGTGGTTCCACAACGCTTTTGCGGCCCCTCCGGAGAGGTGGGGGCATGACCGACGTCAAAGCGGAACTCCGCGAACAGTTCATGGACGCGTTCGGCGGTGCCGACTTCCCCGTACAGAACCAGATGGACCTCGTCCCCGCGCTGCCGAACGGCCCGGCGACGAAGTTCGAGGCGGGCGACGTGAGCTTCACGGCGATGGAACTCGCCGCCAAGCTCGGCAGCGCCCAGGACTTCCCGTACGACACGCCCGAGGAGCTCGTCGACGACGTCCTCGAGGCGCTCGAGTCGAAGGACCTGATCTGAGGCGGGCGCCGGATCGGGTCGGAACGCGCCGGGCGGGTCGATCCCTCACGTCCGTTGAGATCCGCTTTTCGCCCGGGAAGTCGGGAAAACGTCCGATCGTCCCGAGCGAACGATCGCCGTTCGGGGGGAGATCGTTGCCGGCGCGGTGAACACGACCGCAGAGAACATCTCCAAAGCCCCAGCCGCGAGGCGGGCACACGCTGGCTGCGCTCCTCGCTCGGTCGCTGTCGCTCCCTCACTCCGGTGCTTACGTCGCCTGTGCCCGCCTCGCGGCTGCCCCTTTGAGTCCCACCCCGCACAGCCCCGCACCTCACGCCTCCCCAGCCTCGCGGGCTGCTCGCGCCCTCCCGGGCGCTCGCAGGCGCGCCGACCGCTCCGCCGATCGACGGTCCTCTCCGGCATCGCCGCCGGGACCCCGAAGCCGATCGGGGGCGGATCCACGCTCTCCGCCGGCGAGAGGTTGATAGGCACGCGGCCGTTAACTCGGCCGTGACCGTGGCCGCTACCGGCGTCGTCCCGCCGTGGGTGTTCTGGGGGGTCGCCCTCGGCGTCGCAGCGAGCGTCGTCGTCGCGATCGTCTTCTACCTCGGGCACCGGCTGTTCCCGGAGAAGGCGTCGTCCGTCGAGGGGACGCCGAACGGCGACGCGCGCCGTCGCGGCGAGATCCGCGCGTACCTGGCGGCGATCGGTGAGCGCTTCCTCGAGGACCACGCGGTCGCCGGCGTCGTCGTCCCCTTCTACCTCCCGGCCCGCGGGGTCGCCGTGACCTTCGACGCGCACGACTACTTCCGGCTCGAGGGCGAGAACGTCCACGCCGTGTTGTGCGAACACGAGATGCCCGGCCGCGGGCTCGGCCGCCGGCTCCCGTTCGACGTGACCGAGCCCGACTGGGGCTCCGACCCCGATCGGTCCCGGCGGGACGGCCGCGTCGCGGACGCGTACGCCGAGCTCGGTCTCCCGACCGACGCCGACGCCGACGCGGTGAAACGCGCCTACCGCGAGCGCGTCAAGGAGACGCACCCGGACCGCGGCGGCGACGAGGAGGCGTTCCGCCGGGTCCAGGAGGCGTACGCGACCGCCAGCGACCACGCCGACGGGGGCGCGTCCGCACCCGAGCGGTCCGGTCCGGCCGACCGGTCCGGTCGATCCGGCCGGGAGGGTCGTCGGGGCGGGTACGGGTTCGGGCGCTGAGACGCTCGCACGACCGCCTGTTGGCCGCTCTGCCGCGTTCGACGATCCCTCACGAACGAACGTTTATGTCAGTAGACACGCCAACTCGTACCACGCATGCGCGCAGCCAGACTCCACGAGTACACCGACGACATGACGGAGGGGCTCTCGATCGACGAGGTCGACCGCCCGGCGGCGACCGGCGCGAGCGACGTGATAGTCGAGGTCGAGGGGGCGGGATGGTGTCAGACCGACAACCACATCATCGAGGGGATGTGGACGGAGTACGTCCCGCAGGAACTTCCCCTCACCCTCGGCCACGAGAACGCCGGCACCGTCGTCGAGACGGGCGAGGACGTCGAGCTCGTCGAGCCGGGCGACCCCGTGATCTGCCACCCGGTCCAGACGTGCGGCACCTGCCGGCCCTGCCGGCTCGGCGAGACGATGTACTGCGAGAACGACGCGTTCAACGGGCTGACCACGGACGGCGGCTTCGCCGACTACCTCCACACGAGCGAGCGCTCGGTCATCCCGCTGCCCGACGGTGTCAGTCCGGTCGACATCGCGCCGCACGCCGACGCCGGGATCACGGCGTACCACGCCGCGAAGAAGGCGGTCGCCGAGTTGAACCCCGGCGACCACGCGGTCGTGATCGGCATCGGCGGACTGGGCCACATCGGCCTCCAGTGTCTCGACGCGATGAGCGCCGCCCGGATCACCGCGGTCGACGTGAAGGCGTCCGCGCTCGAGTTGGCGGACCGGTACGGCGCGGATCACCTGGTCAACCCGGCCGAGGAGGACGTGCGCGCGGAGGTCGACGGGATCACCGACGGGACGGGCGCGGCGCAGGTGCTCGACTTCGTCGGCGAGGACGTCACCACGGCGTACGCGCCCGACGTCACCGCCGCCGGCGGCGACCACCACGTCATCGGCTACGGCGGGCACGTCCACGAGCCGGCACAGGCGCTGGTGAACGGCGAGTTCTCCTTCGTCGGCAACATCGTTGGTCGGTACGCGGAGCTCCAGGAGCTGGTCGCGCTCGTCGAGCAGGGCGACGTCGACCTCCACACGAGCCGGTACGACCTCGGCGAGGTCAACACCGTCGCGGAGAAGCTCGAACACGGCGAGATCGACGGCCGCGCCGTGATCACGCCCTGAGGAAGGCTCAAGCCGGGGTTTCACCCACGAAAAGAGCTATCCGACGCGTCCGGGACGTTCGCGTATGGACGTCGTCCCGTCCGCCTCTCGACTCTCGTCGTCGCAGCGATGGTCGCTTCTCGCCGGCGTCTACGCGTTCGGCTGTGCCACGCTGACGGCGGCCCTCCTCTCCGGCATGCTCGGGGTCTTCGCCGAGGTGATCGGACTGCCGCCGAGGGTGTCGATGGCGATCCTCGCGAGCCCGGCGTTCGTCGCCGGCGCGGGGATCTGGTGGGCGCTCGTCGAACGACGCGGTGCCTACACGTATCCGGCCGGGGCCGCGTTCGGGCTGCTCACCGCCCTCGCAACCGGAGCGGCGTGGACGGTTCGGTTCGTCTCCGTCTGGAGCCTCGAGATGCTCACGGCCGGGCCCGTACCGCTGCTGGTCGGACTCGTGCTCGGGACGGCGGCGCTCGCGGGGACCCTCGTCGGCCTCCCGATCGCGTACGTCCGCCGGCGGAGCGCGAGCCGGCCGGGATCCGCCGCGACCGCTAACTCCTTGTGATCACGGAACACACCTGTCGGGCATGGACGAGAGCGACGACGCCAGCGACGACGCCTCCGTCGATGCCGCCGCCGCCCCCGCGGATCCGCTCGCCGACGAGGACGTCCACCGCGTGCTCGACCCGGACGGGCGACCGCTCCCGGACGCGACCGTGCCGGACCTCTCCGACGATCGGTTCCGGGCGATCTACCGCGACATGGTGGTCACCCGCCGGTTCGACGAGCGCGCCGTCAGCCTCCAGCGACAGGGTCGGATGGGGACGTACGCGCCGTGTGCCGGCCAGGAGGGGTCCGCCGTGGGGTCGACCCACGCGCTCGAGGACCGCGACCTGATCAGCTACCAGTACCGCGAGCACGGCGCGGTCGTCGTCCGCGACCTGCTCGCCGAGTACCTCCCGTACTGGATGGGCCACGAGTCCGGGACGGCGGCGATCGCCGAGGGGAACGTCTTCCCGCTCAACATCGGGATCGCGGCGCACCTCCCGCACGCGGTGGGGGCGGCGTGGGCGTTCGACCTCCGCGACGAGGACCGGGTGGTGGCGTGTCACTTCGGCGACGGCGCGACGAGCGAGGGCGACTTCCACGAGGCGCTCAACTTCGCGGGCGTCTTCGACACGCCGACCCTGTTCTGTTGTCACAACAACGGCTGGGCGATCTCGGTTCCACGGGAGCGCCAGACCGCGACCGCGACGCTCGCGGCGAAGGCGACCGCCTACGGCTTCGAAGGCGTCCGCGTCGACGGGATGGACCCGCTCGCGAGCTACGCCGTCACGCGCGAGGCCGCCGAGCGCGCCCGTGAAGCCGGTTCGGGATCCGACGCGGACGACTCGGGATCCGACGCGGCGGGGTCCGGATCTCCGGCCCGTCCGGTCCTGATCGAGTTCGTCGAGTACCGCTACGGCGCGCACACCACCGCCGACGACCCCACCGCCTACCGCGACGACGACGCGGTCGACCCCTGGCGGGCGATCGACCCGATCGACCGCATGGAGACGTTCCTCCGGGAGACGGGGCGGATCGACGACGAGGGCGTCGCGGCGGCCCGCGACCGCGCCGACGACCTCGTCGCGGAGGCGATCGACGCCGCCGAGGCGGTCGAGCCCGACCCGGCCGCGATGTTCGATCACGCCTACGCCGACCTCCCGCTCGAGCTCCGCCGGCAGCGCGACGAGCTGCTCGCGGCGATCGAGGAACACGGCGAGGAGGCGTTCGACGCGGGCGAGTGAGCGTGGATGGTTTATTAGGCGGAGTAAATATCGAAACGATCAGAAGACTTCATTTACATATTGTCAGTGATACGTTCTGAAAATTCAAAGAGACGTTCTGATAGCGCTGCGAGATACAGAGCGCGTAGGCAGCACGTGGCGACGATATTTTTCACGTCGCCATGCGAGGCGCTAGAGTATGGAACCACGAACGTTCTTACGCATCGAGGGGTTGGCTGCGGTGGGGCTCGCGTTGGGAGGCTATTTCACGCTTGATGGTCCGATCTGGCTGCTGGTTGTGCTGGCGCTGGCCCCTGATCTATCCATGCTCGGCTATCTTGTAGGCCCGAAGCTTGGAAGTCTAAGCTATAACATCGTCCATACGTACACACTACCGCTTACACTCGGAGGCTTTGGATTCTGGGTTGACGTTCAACTGGCGTTACTCGTCGCTCTGATTTGGATCGGACATATTGGAGCGGATCGGCTATTTGGTTATGGCCTCAAGTTCGAATCCGGATTCAAGAATACGCACCTCACTACCCAACCAGCCCCAATTGAAGCCCTCACAACGTCTGACGAATGATCTGCTGGTTGAACGCTCTGTATCTCGCCCAGTATTCTTAGCAATTAGTGGTAGATCTCGTGAGTAGATCGATATGTGAGTCCCCTGAAATCCGTAATCACGGTTCTGAGTATGGGGTCGTTGGTGTAAAAGAGCGTATACCAGACGATACGCTTCAGATCGAAGGGCCTAGCCGTGGGGAGGACATCATGATATTGCTTCTCACTATGAGGACCCCCTCGAGAATTCGATACCACCTCTATTTCGGTGTGCTAACCGCTCTATGGCACCCTCTAGTACGTCAGATAAAACCCGGATTTTTAGGACAGTTATTATCTTGTGGACGTATGGATGACACCAAACGGAGGCGTGTACTCCAGTTAGGTGGGGCAGCACTCGTAAGCGGACTCGCAGGCTGTAATGGTATCTTAGGTAATGATATTCAGGATACGGACGGAGACGGTGTAATTGACAGTGAAGACTATGCACCGCGTGACCCAGAGATACAGCGGGAAGAACAGGTGAAAGGGGAGGGATCGACAGAAACGGAGACAGAAACGCAGGCAGAAACGGAGACAGAAACGGAGACAGAAACGCAGGCAGAAACGCCGGTAGCCGGAGAAGATTTGATCAGTTGGTGGCCGTTTAGTCAGAATGTCAATGATACAGCGGGGGACAATGACGCGTCGGCTCCGATTGGAAACCCTCAAATCGAAACTGTGGCTGATCGGACTGCGGTCAGATTCGACGGCGACGATGGACTGCGAGTCGCCCGCGGCGGTAATGAGCCTGAACTGTCTCTTCTTGACCGAAATGATGGACCAGCCAGCATCACGATGCAAGTATATTTTGCGGAGCCAACCGGTTCTCAACCGTTCGAGGGCACGGGAACACCGCGTCACAGTATCTTGAGAAACGATACGGGCTACAATATCACAGCGAAGGGAGAATCAGGAGATTCAAGCGTCAATTTACGTTTCGGCGTCAGGCCGTATAGTGATACACCATCTCGGGGGTATAGCATGCCTGACGATGTACAGATCCCACTATCCGTACAGGAGTGGCACCAAATTTCGGTCGTGTTCAATTCTACCAAATATGTTCGAATTTACGTCGATGACGAGCGAGTCTTTGCCGACGATTCAATGCAGGGCTACAATAATGCTGCCTCGGACTTCTGGCCAGATATCACAATCGGGAGCTGGTATGGTGGAAATCCCGAAGAGTGGGCCAATTTGATGAACGGCGCTATCTCCGACCTACGTATGTATGGTACCGGCCTCACAGCTGAAGAGATCTCTCAGATATACACCAACACGAACTGATCGGCCCCTTTCCCGATCTTGTACGGCAATTTTGATGAGTTCCTGATAGACTGTCGAGGCCGTCAATCACTGCGTCCACTACACTGAGCGATCACCGATGTGACGAACCATCGACCGGCGTGGATCTCGACGGAGCCTCCCGCGGGGTTTTTGCCCGCCCGTCTCCCGGTAGCGGACATGCGCATCGAGAACAGCTTCATCCCTGTGGAGGGAGTCGGCGAGACGACGGAGCGCCGGCTCTGGGAGCGGGGCGTCCGGACCTGGGACGAGTTCGACCCCGCCGTCGACGTCGCCGGCGTCGGCTCCACCACGGCCGACCGGATCGAGTCGTTCATCGCGGAGGCGCGCGCGCACCTCGACGACGGCGACGCCGCCTACTTCGACCGACGGTTCCCGAGCGGCGAGCGCTGGCGGCTCTACGAGGACTTCCGTGAGCGGACCTGCTTCTTCGACATCGAGACCACCGGCCTCGACGAGCACCGCGACCGGGTCACGACCGTCAGCTTCCATCAGGGCGGGGAGACGACGACCCTGGTTGCGGGCCGGGACCTCACCGCCGACCGGATCCGCGAGCGGTTTCGCGAGGCCGACCTCCTGGCGACGTTCAACGGGGCGCGGTTCGATGTGCCGTTCCTCGAGACCTCCTTC is part of the Halorubrum aethiopicum genome and encodes:
- a CDS encoding thiamine pyrophosphate-dependent enzyme, producing MDESDDASDDASVDAAAAPADPLADEDVHRVLDPDGRPLPDATVPDLSDDRFRAIYRDMVVTRRFDERAVSLQRQGRMGTYAPCAGQEGSAVGSTHALEDRDLISYQYREHGAVVVRDLLAEYLPYWMGHESGTAAIAEGNVFPLNIGIAAHLPHAVGAAWAFDLRDEDRVVACHFGDGATSEGDFHEALNFAGVFDTPTLFCCHNNGWAISVPRERQTATATLAAKATAYGFEGVRVDGMDPLASYAVTREAAERAREAGSGSDADDSGSDAAGSGSPARPVLIEFVEYRYGAHTTADDPTAYRDDDAVDPWRAIDPIDRMETFLRETGRIDDEGVAAARDRADDLVAEAIDAAEAVEPDPAAMFDHAYADLPLELRRQRDELLAAIEEHGEEAFDAGE
- a CDS encoding ribonuclease H-like domain-containing protein encodes the protein MRIENSFIPVEGVGETTERRLWERGVRTWDEFDPAVDVAGVGSTTADRIESFIAEARAHLDDGDAAYFDRRFPSGERWRLYEDFRERTCFFDIETTGLDEHRDRVTTVSFHQGGETTTLVAGRDLTADRIRERFREADLLATFNGARFDVPFLETSFGIDVDTPHLDLMYPAKRIGLSGGLKPIEKQIGIERDRPDLSGRDAVRLWREYERGDDDALETLVSYNREDTENLRVLADAVCDSLHRDVFEPAIGE
- a CDS encoding LamG-like jellyroll fold domain-containing protein; protein product: MDDTKRRRVLQLGGAALVSGLAGCNGILGNDIQDTDGDGVIDSEDYAPRDPEIQREEQVKGEGSTETETETQAETETETETETQAETPVAGEDLISWWPFSQNVNDTAGDNDASAPIGNPQIETVADRTAVRFDGDDGLRVARGGNEPELSLLDRNDGPASITMQVYFAEPTGSQPFEGTGTPRHSILRNDTGYNITAKGESGDSSVNLRFGVRPYSDTPSRGYSMPDDVQIPLSVQEWHQISVVFNSTKYVRIYVDDERVFADDSMQGYNNAASDFWPDITIGSWYGGNPEEWANLMNGAISDLRMYGTGLTAEEISQIYTNTN
- a CDS encoding NAD(P)-dependent alcohol dehydrogenase; protein product: MRAARLHEYTDDMTEGLSIDEVDRPAATGASDVIVEVEGAGWCQTDNHIIEGMWTEYVPQELPLTLGHENAGTVVETGEDVELVEPGDPVICHPVQTCGTCRPCRLGETMYCENDAFNGLTTDGGFADYLHTSERSVIPLPDGVSPVDIAPHADAGITAYHAAKKAVAELNPGDHAVVIGIGGLGHIGLQCLDAMSAARITAVDVKASALELADRYGADHLVNPAEEDVRAEVDGITDGTGAAQVLDFVGEDVTTAYAPDVTAAGGDHHVIGYGGHVHEPAQALVNGEFSFVGNIVGRYAELQELVALVEQGDVDLHTSRYDLGEVNTVAEKLEHGEIDGRAVITP
- a CDS encoding J domain-containing protein, whose amino-acid sequence is MTVAATGVVPPWVFWGVALGVAASVVVAIVFYLGHRLFPEKASSVEGTPNGDARRRGEIRAYLAAIGERFLEDHAVAGVVVPFYLPARGVAVTFDAHDYFRLEGENVHAVLCEHEMPGRGLGRRLPFDVTEPDWGSDPDRSRRDGRVADAYAELGLPTDADADAVKRAYRERVKETHPDRGGDEEAFRRVQEAYATASDHADGGASAPERSGPADRSGRSGREGRRGGYGFGR
- a CDS encoding DUF4260 domain-containing protein, giving the protein MEPRTFLRIEGLAAVGLALGGYFTLDGPIWLLVVLALAPDLSMLGYLVGPKLGSLSYNIVHTYTLPLTLGGFGFWVDVQLALLVALIWIGHIGADRLFGYGLKFESGFKNTHLTTQPAPIEALTTSDE
- a CDS encoding MTH865 family protein — translated: MTDVKAELREQFMDAFGGADFPVQNQMDLVPALPNGPATKFEAGDVSFTAMELAAKLGSAQDFPYDTPEELVDDVLEALESKDLI